One window of the Nicotiana tabacum cultivar K326 chromosome 4, ASM71507v2, whole genome shotgun sequence genome contains the following:
- the LOC107807453 gene encoding uncharacterized protein LOC107807453, which produces MLAGLLDLLRRGEREGSQVGKNKILPFSFTGGPRNMRRQYMDAIALVQRFGIPDIFLTMTCNPSWPEIQENLMSTDKAQNRPDLVSRIFRAKLEELKKDILKRQIFGKVVASMYTVEFQKRGLPHAHFLIILDEKYKLFTPEAYDQFVCAELPDPKRNSSLFKLVTQHMLHGPCEICSDIKVVKYIYKYICKGHDKIAFHIHPNDTNIEVDEIKEYQSARRVTPPEAVWRIFAFPISEMIPNVYHLQLHLDGQQIVSFKNTDNIGRIVNNPMIKKIMLIEFFTMNNKNEDAMNLNLLYREFPEYFVWSATYKMWSRRQQGYAIGRVVTCHPTEGERYYLRLLLMNVRGPKSYKNLRTVNGIMCDTFREAAEKRGFLLCDNNLIECMSEAVSYQMPHSLRHLFVVLLVYCNPANPRELWEKFESPMSEDFKKYPNMHTREIRYKVLNHINDILHSMGRDINEFELTLGKIQLNISFITSRAILTTKNDFVDEINDMLIAQFPPDEKVYLATDETIDPKDQSEYEDFLHTLNPPGLPPYKLCLKKNCPIILLRNLNPSEDLCNGTRLICNDFKSHVISVTISSGDFKNTHVFILRIPLLTSEDEKLPLQFKRTQFPIRLCFAMTINKAQGQTLDFVRIYLREPVFSHGQLYVALSRAKGSNCVKITSRWQKGSTSMRLLQKQKNGPARFRKIKSYALYSMLR; this is translated from the exons ATGTTAGCGGGACTTTTAGATCTTTTACGCCGTGGTGAGAGAGAAGGCTCACAGGTAGGTAAGAACAAAATACTTCCATTTAGCTTTACAGGAGGACCAAGAAATATGCGTCGCCAATATATGGATGCTATTGCATTAGTGCAACGTTTTGGAATACCCGATATATTTCTAACTATGACATGCAACCCTTCTTGGCCTGAAATTCAAGAAAACTTGATGTCGACAGATAAGGCCCAGAATAGACCCGACTTAGTTAGCCGAATATTTCGAGCAAAACTAGAAGAGCTTAAAAAAGATATACTAAAAAGACAAATATTTGGTAAAGTTGTTGCATCTATGTACACAGTAGAATTCCAAAAACGGGGACTTCCGCATGCTCATTTTCTTATTATACTCGATGAAAAATACAAACTATTTACTCCAGAGGCATATGATCAATTTGTTTGTGCTGAATTACCAGATCCTAAAAGAAACTCTTCTTTATTTAAGCTTGTTACACAACACATGCTACATGGTCCTTGTG AAATTTGCTCTGATATTAAAGTTGTTAAGTACATTTACAAATATATTTGCAAGGGACATGATAAAATTGCATTTCATATACATCCTAACGATACGAATATAGAAGTAGATGAAATAAAGGAATACCAATCTGCTAGGCGGGTGACACCACCTGAGGCTGTGTGGCGTATATTTGCTTTTCCTATCAGTGAAATGATTCCAAATGTATACCATCTTCAACTCCATCTTGATGGACAACAAATTGTTTCCTTCAAAAATACAGACAATATTGGTAGAATTGTAAATAATCCTATGATTAAAAAAATAatgttaattgaattttttaCAATGAATAACAAAAACGAAGATGCTATGAATTTGAATTTATTATACCGAGAATTTCCAGAATATTTTGTTTGGTCCGCAACATACAAAATGTGGTCACGTCGCCAACAAGGATATGCTATTGGTAGAGTTGTAACATGTCATCCAACCGAAGGAGAAAGATACTATCTTAGATTGCTCTTAATGAACGTAAGAGGACCAAAATCGTATAAAAATTTGCGAACTGTAAACGGAATAATGTGTGACACGTTTAGAGAAGCTGCAGAAAAAAGAGGATTTTTACTTTGTGATAATAATTTAATAGAATGTATGTCAGAAGCAGTAAGTTACCAAATGCCACACAGTTTAAGACACTTATTTGTTGTACTATTAGTTTATTGCAATCCCGCTAATCCAAGAGAGTTGTGGGAAAAGTTTGAAAGTCCGATGTCTGAAGATTTCAAAAAATACCCGAACATGCATACAAGAGAAATTCGTTACAAAGTGCTAAACCATATTAATGATATTCTTCATTCAATGGGTCGTGATATCAACGAATTTGAACTAACTCTAGGCAAAATTCAACTAAATATTTCCTTTATTACTTCTCGTGCAATTCTAACTACAAAGAATGACTTCGTTGATGAAataaatgacatgctaattgctcaATTCCCACCTGATGAAAAAGTCTATTTAGCTACTGATGAAACTATTGATCCAAAAGATCAAAGTGAATATGAAGATTTTTTGCACACTTTAAATCCTCCTGGTTTACCTCCTTATAAATtgtgtttaaaaaaaaattgtccaATTATATTATTAAGAAATTTGAATCCCTCCGAAGATTTATGCAATGGGACACGATTAATATGTAATGATTTCAAATCTCATGTTATTAGTGTTACAATATCTAGTGGTGATTTTAAAAATACACATGTATTCATTCTGCGAATACCACTATTAACATCAGAAGACGAAAAACTACCCCTTCAATTTAAGAGAACACAATTTCCAATACGGTTATGTTTCGCCATGACTATAAATAAAGCTCAAGGCCAAACATTAGATTTTGTTCGCATTTATTTGCGAGAACCTGTATTTTCTCATGGCCAATTGTACGTTGCTTTATCAAGAGCTAAAGGCTCTAACTGTGTCAAG ATTACATCTAGATGGCAGAAAGGTTCAACATCAATGCGATTACTCCAGAAACAGAAGAATGGACCTGCAAGGTTCAG GAAAATCAAGTCGTATGCATTATATTCAATGCTGAGATAA